A genomic window from Actinomycetaceae bacterium MB13-C1-2 includes:
- a CDS encoding RNA polymerase sigma factor: MTASAKKTSAKKAPAKKAAPKKTTAKKATTASKTKKGKEDPESDTPDEEIDDVVVDDDVEAKVDEEDEDAEPTVGDEDDADESSDDDSDSEEDDEDEDEDRPNSVKEEAAKAGPRGFIVSDSDDADEPVQQVTSAGATADPVKDYLKEIGKVALLNAEQEVDLARRIEAGLYADYLLKNDGETMNSKERRELTLLASDGQNAKNHLLEANLRLVVSLAKRYTGRGMQFLDLIQEGNLGLIRAVEKFDYTKGYKFSTYATWWIRQAITRAMADQARTIRIPVHMVEVINKLARVQRQMMQELGREPTPEELAADLDMTPEKVVEVQKYGREPISLHTPLGEDGDSEFGDLIEDSEAVVPAEAVSFTLLQEQLHQVLDTLSEREAGVVSMRFGLGDGQPKTLDEIGKVYGVTRERIRQIESKTMSKLRHPSRSQVLRDYLD; the protein is encoded by the coding sequence GTGACTGCTTCCGCTAAGAAAACTTCAGCCAAGAAGGCACCCGCCAAGAAGGCTGCTCCGAAGAAGACTACCGCCAAGAAGGCTACCACCGCTTCCAAGACGAAGAAGGGGAAAGAGGACCCCGAGTCGGACACCCCTGACGAAGAGATCGATGATGTGGTGGTAGATGATGACGTCGAGGCAAAGGTTGATGAAGAGGACGAGGACGCCGAGCCTACCGTCGGTGACGAGGATGACGCGGACGAGTCTAGCGATGACGATTCTGACTCCGAGGAAGACGACGAAGATGAGGATGAAGACCGTCCCAACTCGGTAAAGGAAGAGGCCGCGAAAGCCGGTCCAAGAGGATTCATTGTTTCCGACTCCGATGATGCGGACGAGCCCGTCCAGCAGGTTACTTCGGCCGGTGCAACCGCCGATCCGGTAAAGGATTATCTGAAGGAGATCGGTAAGGTCGCACTGCTGAATGCTGAACAAGAAGTTGACTTGGCTCGCCGGATCGAAGCCGGTCTCTACGCCGACTACCTACTTAAGAACGACGGCGAGACCATGAACTCCAAGGAACGCCGTGAGCTGACGTTGCTGGCCTCCGATGGACAGAACGCCAAGAATCACCTTCTTGAGGCGAACCTGCGCCTGGTTGTTTCGCTGGCAAAGCGTTACACGGGACGAGGCATGCAGTTCTTGGACCTGATCCAGGAAGGAAATCTGGGCCTGATTCGCGCAGTCGAGAAGTTTGACTACACAAAGGGATATAAGTTTTCGACTTATGCCACTTGGTGGATTCGTCAGGCAATCACTCGTGCAATGGCCGATCAAGCACGGACTATTCGTATTCCAGTTCACATGGTCGAGGTCATCAACAAACTGGCTCGCGTACAGCGTCAGATGATGCAAGAGCTCGGCCGCGAACCTACTCCCGAGGAACTGGCCGCTGATCTGGATATGACTCCTGAGAAGGTGGTTGAGGTCCAGAAGTATGGTCGTGAGCCGATCTCGTTGCACACCCCGCTGGGTGAAGATGGAGATTCCGAGTTTGGTGACCTGATCGAGGACTCCGAGGCGGTCGTCCCTGCAGAAGCCGTGTCATTCACGTTGCTGCAAGAACAATTGCATCAGGTACTTGACACGCTGTCAGAGCGTGAGGCGGGTGTGGTCTCGATGCGCTTCGGTCTCGGGGACGGTCAGCCTAAGACGCTCGATGAGATCGGCAAGGTTTACGGCGTGACTCGTGAGCGCATTCGCCAGATCGAGTCAAAGACCATGTCGAAGCTTCGCCATCCCTCAAGGTCACAGGTTCTCAGGGACTACCTGGACTAG
- a CDS encoding DUF3710 domain-containing protein, which translates to MTDSELTARPGPSDSEGNPPPEGYLDLGALYVPKIPGLQLRGKLEPDKQTLRQVLLVLGASGVAVSVAAAPKSGNSWPELAAQIEGAIEGAGGKTDEVEGPYGLEIRAQIAQQAPNGKTMLVPVRIIGVDGPRWITRIDIQGAAVSGDPEQVAACEDLIDRLIVNRGNEPRIRFDLMPLRLPKEAASLNETA; encoded by the coding sequence ATGACTGACTCTGAGTTGACTGCCAGACCGGGGCCTTCGGACTCTGAAGGAAACCCTCCTCCTGAGGGATACCTGGACCTAGGCGCGCTCTATGTCCCGAAGATCCCGGGCCTGCAGTTACGAGGCAAGCTTGAACCCGACAAACAGACCTTGCGACAAGTTCTATTGGTTCTCGGGGCTTCAGGTGTTGCCGTTTCGGTGGCTGCCGCGCCGAAATCAGGAAACTCATGGCCCGAGCTGGCTGCTCAAATCGAAGGAGCCATCGAGGGCGCGGGCGGCAAAACCGATGAGGTTGAAGGTCCCTACGGACTTGAGATTAGGGCTCAAATCGCCCAGCAGGCTCCGAATGGAAAAACGATGCTGGTCCCGGTTCGGATCATCGGTGTTGACGGACCTCGTTGGATCACCAGGATTGACATCCAGGGAGCTGCGGTAAGCGGAGATCCTGAACAGGTAGCTGCCTGCGAGGATCTGATTGACAGGCTGATTGTCAATCGGGGAAATGAGCCGAGAATCCGTTTTGACCTGATGCCCCTGCGGCTCCCCAAGGAAGCCGCCTCGCTCAATGAGACTGCCTAG
- a CDS encoding polyprenyl synthetase family protein has product MNPVLDPGKASFLAIEGAFATIRRSVDAAIIRDITEFNFAIGASDTPLSPLATRAVSGGKRFRAICSYVGAAAALGSADNLAELITTTFEVPGIDDLAMAVEYYQASALTHDDVIDDSPLRRGEPSAHSSLAAQHRHDQLIGSASKYGVDGAILLGNMLAAGAENSLSRLVSKISPDRASLLLQQYSRMTGEVAQGQYRDMVAGYHPISSVDQGSESSDVVERTLQVIRVKSALYSVVRPTQLGAILAGADEGFLQVLESILEPAGLAFQLRDDELGAFGDQQTIGKPNRSDISERKHTVLLALTYANADQAARSHLERVYAADSVGESDAEETAALLERFGKQPHEELINRLVKQSQQSLKSADLSPASREILLFLVQTLTDRSV; this is encoded by the coding sequence ATGAACCCAGTTCTAGATCCCGGAAAAGCATCCTTCTTGGCGATAGAAGGCGCATTTGCGACGATTCGTCGTAGCGTCGATGCCGCGATCATCCGAGATATTACCGAGTTCAACTTCGCCATCGGCGCAAGCGACACTCCCCTTTCGCCCCTCGCAACCCGCGCAGTTAGTGGTGGAAAGCGATTCCGCGCAATTTGTTCATACGTGGGCGCGGCCGCTGCACTTGGTTCTGCAGACAACCTTGCGGAACTGATTACGACCACTTTTGAAGTTCCAGGAATCGACGATCTAGCCATGGCGGTTGAGTACTATCAAGCCTCCGCGCTAACTCACGATGATGTGATCGATGACTCGCCTCTGAGAAGGGGGGAGCCATCCGCTCACTCGTCCCTGGCGGCCCAGCACCGACATGATCAACTCATCGGTTCGGCGTCTAAGTACGGGGTAGACGGTGCGATTCTGCTGGGAAATATGCTTGCCGCCGGCGCAGAAAACAGCCTCTCACGTCTTGTTTCGAAGATAAGTCCGGACCGTGCATCACTTCTGCTTCAGCAATACTCCCGAATGACGGGGGAGGTGGCGCAAGGACAGTATCGGGATATGGTTGCCGGATACCATCCAATCTCTTCGGTAGACCAAGGTTCAGAGAGCTCAGACGTCGTCGAGCGAACCCTGCAAGTGATTCGCGTCAAGTCTGCGCTCTATTCCGTGGTCCGGCCAACACAGCTTGGAGCCATCCTCGCCGGTGCGGATGAAGGGTTCCTCCAAGTCCTTGAGTCCATCCTGGAACCGGCGGGTCTCGCATTTCAGCTTCGCGACGATGAGCTTGGTGCATTCGGTGATCAGCAAACCATCGGGAAGCCAAACCGCAGTGACATCAGCGAGCGCAAGCACACAGTTCTCTTGGCCCTCACCTACGCCAATGCCGACCAAGCGGCGCGAAGTCACCTGGAGCGAGTCTATGCGGCAGACAGCGTTGGTGAGTCTGATGCAGAGGAGACGGCGGCGCTCCTAGAGAGATTCGGCAAGCAACCCCACGAAGAACTGATCAATAGACTCGTCAAGCAGTCTCAACAATCCCTGAAATCGGCTGACCTGTCCCCCGCGTCACGCGAAATTTTACTCTTCCTGGTGCAGACCCTCACCGACCGAAGTGTCTAG
- a CDS encoding DNA topoisomerase IV subunit A has protein sequence MPGSDQTKTSNAHEQIDDIDVSVEMRGSFLEYAYSVIYARALPDARDGLKPVQRRIIYQMQVMGLTPEKGHVKSQRVVGEVMGKLHPHGDSAIYDTLVRLSQDFNLRLPLIDGHGNFGSLDDGPAAPRYTEARLAKPAHLLTDGLDEDAVEFVPNYDNQFKQPDVLPAAFPSLLVNGASGIAVGMATSIAPHNPAETIRGALHLLEHPDASTDDLMRFIPGPDFPAGGIIPGLSGVREAYETGRGSFKIRAKANVERITARRNGIVITELPYMVGPERVIERIKEGVNSGKIKGVSAAQNLTDRHHGLRLVIDIKSGFDPAQVLALLYKHTPLEESFSINAVALVEGQPRTLPLRDMLQVFLDHRLDVTRRRASFRLQKKKDRLHLVDGLLVAVLEIDDVIQIIRTSENAEEARTRLMMAFDLTEIQAQHILDLRLRRLTKFSTLELETEKRELADEIEGLSKLLSSDVLLREAVAADLTSVAEEVASPRRTVLLDSEGADPVTSVDPASLEIADDPCVVVLTPDGRLCRIGGHEPPATPGSDSDIWLSWAPTTARGMVNVVTADGMAHAVRVETLPGIARSDLAQTLAGSVPFAEISGVSEPAIGLYGDAVDTILAIGTKQGVVKRVKPGPHPPRDSWPVIALENGDRVVGTGNSDETDFAVFVTKGAQLLKFPLSSVRPQGLPAGGMAGIKLGSRDEVLFFGAVTETPDATVATVSGTSDAIPGTVPGRVKLTPLTEYPVKGRATQGVRSHRFLAGEDQLNVAWAGDHTPAAQTAGSVRVGLPGDMGRRDGSGEPLTAVVASFG, from the coding sequence ATGCCAGGAAGTGATCAGACCAAGACCTCAAACGCCCACGAGCAGATCGACGATATTGATGTTTCGGTGGAAATGCGGGGTTCTTTCCTGGAGTATGCATACTCCGTCATCTATGCCCGTGCCCTCCCCGATGCCCGCGATGGACTCAAACCAGTCCAACGTCGCATCATTTACCAGATGCAGGTGATGGGACTCACTCCGGAAAAGGGACACGTAAAGTCACAGCGCGTTGTCGGCGAGGTGATGGGTAAGTTACACCCGCACGGTGACTCAGCCATCTACGACACCCTCGTCCGCCTGTCCCAGGACTTCAACCTCCGGCTCCCGCTGATAGACGGTCATGGAAATTTTGGTTCACTCGATGACGGCCCCGCCGCTCCCCGCTACACCGAAGCACGACTCGCCAAGCCCGCCCATCTACTGACGGACGGACTAGACGAGGATGCAGTTGAGTTTGTCCCCAACTACGACAACCAGTTCAAGCAGCCAGACGTTCTTCCGGCGGCGTTCCCATCGCTGCTGGTAAATGGCGCATCTGGGATCGCGGTCGGCATGGCGACGTCGATCGCACCGCATAATCCGGCGGAAACCATTCGCGGAGCACTGCACCTGTTAGAACACCCTGACGCGAGCACCGACGACCTGATGCGTTTTATTCCGGGCCCCGACTTCCCTGCTGGCGGCATAATCCCGGGTCTGAGCGGAGTGCGCGAGGCGTATGAGACCGGGCGCGGTAGCTTCAAGATCAGGGCTAAGGCTAACGTCGAACGCATCACGGCCCGCCGTAACGGAATTGTCATTACTGAACTCCCCTACATGGTTGGGCCGGAGCGGGTTATCGAGCGCATCAAGGAAGGGGTGAACTCCGGAAAGATCAAGGGTGTCTCGGCAGCACAGAATCTCACCGACCGCCATCATGGTCTGCGACTGGTGATAGACATTAAGTCCGGGTTCGACCCCGCTCAGGTTCTGGCACTGCTGTACAAGCACACTCCGCTTGAGGAGTCATTTTCCATCAATGCCGTGGCACTGGTGGAGGGCCAGCCGCGCACCCTTCCGCTTCGCGACATGCTGCAGGTGTTCCTGGACCATCGCCTAGACGTGACACGCAGACGTGCTTCTTTCCGGCTCCAGAAGAAGAAAGATCGTCTTCACCTGGTTGACGGGCTACTGGTTGCGGTATTGGAAATCGATGACGTAATCCAGATAATTCGTACTTCTGAGAACGCCGAAGAGGCCAGAACCCGCCTAATGATGGCCTTTGATCTGACCGAGATTCAGGCCCAGCACATCCTGGACCTGCGCCTACGACGGCTCACCAAGTTCTCTACCCTGGAGCTTGAGACCGAGAAGCGGGAGTTAGCCGACGAGATCGAAGGCCTCTCGAAGCTTCTTTCATCGGATGTACTACTTCGTGAGGCAGTCGCCGCTGATCTGACCTCTGTAGCAGAAGAAGTGGCTTCGCCAAGACGCACCGTTCTCTTGGACTCCGAGGGCGCTGATCCGGTCACCTCTGTTGATCCCGCTTCACTTGAGATTGCGGACGACCCGTGCGTGGTTGTGCTCACTCCCGATGGTCGCCTCTGCAGAATCGGTGGGCATGAACCGCCGGCCACCCCGGGAAGCGACAGCGACATTTGGCTCTCGTGGGCACCAACCACTGCACGAGGAATGGTCAACGTTGTAACGGCCGACGGGATGGCACACGCGGTACGGGTGGAGACGCTTCCCGGAATCGCACGTAGCGACCTAGCCCAGACACTCGCCGGGTCGGTCCCATTCGCTGAGATCAGCGGAGTAAGCGAACCCGCCATTGGACTGTACGGGGACGCGGTCGACACCATCCTGGCAATCGGCACCAAGCAGGGCGTGGTCAAACGAGTAAAGCCCGGCCCGCATCCGCCAAGGGACAGCTGGCCTGTGATCGCGCTTGAGAATGGTGACCGAGTGGTCGGCACAGGTAACTCGGACGAGACAGATTTCGCCGTCTTTGTGACTAAGGGTGCGCAACTTCTCAAGTTCCCGCTCTCAAGCGTGCGTCCGCAGGGTCTTCCCGCTGGCGGGATGGCCGGAATAAAGCTGGGATCGAGAGATGAGGTGCTGTTCTTTGGCGCAGTCACGGAGACCCCTGATGCCACGGTTGCAACCGTGTCGGGCACCTCAGATGCAATTCCTGGAACTGTTCCGGGGCGTGTCAAGCTCACCCCCCTTACCGAGTATCCGGTCAAGGGACGGGCAACGCAGGGAGTGCGAAGTCATCGCTTCCTCGCCGGTGAGGATCAGCTAAATGTGGCTTGGGCCGGTGACCATACCCCAGCAGCGCAGACCGCCGGTTCGGTCCGTGTGGGGTTGCCCGGAGACATGGGGAGGCGCGATGGGTCCGGGGAGCCGCTCACTGCGGTAGTCGCTAGCTTCGGCTAG
- a CDS encoding DNA topoisomerase IV subunit B, which yields MVDKELDYSARHLQVLEGLEAVRKRPGMYIGSTDQRGLMHCVWEIVDNSVDEALAGQCSRIEVTLHNDHSVSVVDNGRGIPVDTVPGLGLSGVEVVFTKLHAGGKFGGSPYGNAGGLHGVGASVVNALSARLDVEVDRSSKTHRMSFRRGEPGKYDDSKAMGPNSPFSPFAQSQKIEVVGKAPRGKTGTRVRFWHDFQIFPESESFSWELLVARARQTAFLVPGLTIVVRDEREGRDDEETFKFDGGITDYVDFLAQDRGVTDIWRIQSEGEYTEIVQQLGDDGHLHPVPTQRVCEVDIAMRWGVGYETEEKSYVNIISTPKGGTHVQGFEQALLKVFRAQVEKQSRRLKLTAKDGRLEKDDVLAGLTAVVSVRVPEPQFEGQTKEILGTPQVRSIVSNVVTKWLEAKLAKTGRGDKQENQALVDKMAGEMKARTSARLHKEISRRKNALETSSLPAKLADCRSNDVESSELFIVEGDSALGTAKAARSSSFQALFPIRGKILNVQKASTSDMLQNAECANLIQVIGAGSGRTFDMSQARYGKVILMTDADVDGAHIRTLLLTLFFRYMRPLVEAGRVFVAVPPLHRIEVAAKGRAKKEFIYTYSDAELHQVLKKLERSGRTHKEPIQRYKGLGEMDGDQLAETTMDPTTRRLRRVTLADESALREAEEVFELLMGSVVAPRKEFIVQGAKQLSRDQIDA from the coding sequence GTGGTAGACAAGGAACTCGACTACTCCGCACGTCACCTTCAGGTACTTGAAGGGCTCGAGGCGGTCCGCAAGCGTCCCGGAATGTACATCGGCTCGACCGACCAACGCGGTCTTATGCACTGTGTTTGGGAGATCGTCGATAACTCGGTTGACGAAGCCTTGGCGGGTCAGTGCAGCCGCATCGAGGTCACCCTTCATAATGACCACTCCGTTTCGGTTGTGGACAATGGACGAGGAATCCCGGTCGACACGGTCCCCGGTCTTGGCCTCTCCGGCGTTGAGGTCGTTTTTACTAAGCTGCATGCGGGGGGCAAATTCGGCGGCTCACCGTACGGTAACGCCGGTGGTCTGCATGGCGTCGGCGCTTCTGTTGTGAACGCACTTTCCGCCAGGCTTGACGTTGAGGTTGACCGCTCCTCCAAAACACACCGAATGTCGTTTCGCCGCGGAGAACCTGGAAAGTACGACGACTCAAAAGCGATGGGTCCGAACTCGCCGTTTAGCCCGTTCGCGCAGTCGCAAAAAATCGAGGTCGTTGGTAAAGCCCCTCGCGGGAAAACGGGCACCCGGGTGCGATTCTGGCATGACTTCCAAATCTTCCCAGAGTCGGAGTCTTTCTCTTGGGAACTGCTGGTCGCCAGGGCGCGACAGACCGCCTTTTTAGTCCCCGGCCTGACCATCGTCGTTCGCGATGAACGCGAGGGACGTGATGACGAAGAAACGTTCAAGTTCGATGGTGGTATCACTGACTACGTTGACTTCCTCGCGCAGGATCGGGGAGTCACCGACATCTGGCGTATCCAGTCCGAGGGGGAGTACACCGAGATCGTCCAACAATTGGGCGACGATGGGCACCTTCACCCAGTCCCGACGCAGCGAGTCTGCGAGGTCGATATTGCGATGCGGTGGGGAGTCGGTTACGAGACGGAAGAGAAGAGCTACGTCAACATAATCTCAACCCCGAAGGGCGGGACCCACGTACAGGGGTTTGAACAGGCACTACTCAAAGTCTTTCGCGCACAGGTTGAAAAACAATCAAGACGACTGAAGCTAACTGCGAAAGACGGTCGTCTCGAAAAAGATGACGTTCTTGCAGGACTAACCGCGGTGGTCTCAGTCAGGGTTCCCGAGCCTCAGTTTGAGGGACAGACCAAAGAGATTCTTGGTACCCCGCAGGTTCGAAGCATCGTCTCGAACGTAGTCACGAAGTGGCTTGAAGCCAAGCTCGCTAAGACCGGACGTGGAGACAAACAAGAGAATCAGGCGCTGGTCGACAAGATGGCCGGTGAAATGAAGGCGCGCACTTCTGCCCGCCTGCACAAGGAGATCTCGAGACGTAAAAACGCCCTCGAAACATCTTCGTTGCCCGCCAAACTCGCAGACTGCCGATCCAACGATGTTGAGTCCTCTGAGCTGTTTATAGTCGAGGGTGATTCGGCTCTCGGCACCGCTAAAGCGGCACGTTCTTCCTCTTTTCAGGCGCTCTTCCCAATTCGAGGAAAGATACTCAACGTTCAGAAGGCCTCTACTTCTGACATGCTGCAGAATGCAGAGTGTGCCAACTTGATCCAGGTCATTGGGGCAGGTTCCGGCCGGACGTTCGATATGTCGCAGGCTCGCTACGGCAAGGTCATCCTGATGACGGACGCCGATGTGGACGGTGCGCACATTCGTACTTTGCTGCTTACGCTGTTCTTTCGCTACATGCGACCACTGGTTGAGGCCGGTAGGGTCTTTGTCGCGGTCCCGCCGCTGCATCGAATTGAGGTGGCTGCCAAGGGCCGAGCCAAGAAAGAGTTCATCTATACCTATTCTGATGCAGAGCTACACCAGGTGCTGAAGAAGCTCGAGCGTTCAGGTCGAACCCACAAGGAACCCATTCAGCGCTACAAGGGTCTTGGCGAAATGGACGGTGATCAACTGGCCGAGACCACCATGGACCCAACCACCAGGCGCCTCCGTCGCGTGACCCTTGCTGACGAGAGTGCGTTGCGCGAGGCCGAGGAGGTTTTTGAGCTGCTGATGGGTTCGGTTGTTGCCCCTCGAAAAGAGTTTATTGTCCAGGGGGCAAAGCAACTTTCACGTGACCAGATCGACGCATAG
- a CDS encoding DUF4193 domain-containing protein, whose protein sequence is MATDYDAPRKSEEDLSEDSIEELKSRRADIGSNDVDEDENEAAESFELPGADLSKEELTVLVVPPQEDEFTCTSCFLVQHTSQMSENSDPSAPVCIDCAG, encoded by the coding sequence ATGGCCACCGATTACGATGCCCCCCGCAAGAGCGAAGAAGATCTCTCAGAAGACTCGATCGAAGAACTGAAATCACGTCGCGCAGACATTGGGTCTAACGACGTTGACGAGGACGAGAACGAGGCCGCAGAGAGCTTTGAGCTACCGGGCGCTGACCTGTCCAAAGAGGAACTGACCGTACTGGTCGTTCCTCCACAAGAGGACGAGTTCACCTGTACCAGTTGCTTCCTGGTACAGCACACCTCACAGATGTCTGAGAACTCCGATCCCTCCGCGCCTGTCTGTATCGACTGCGCTGGCTAG
- the sepH gene encoding septation protein SepH, with translation MIDLEFLGPAGDGESLVFTDRDGERYRVSASSELRAEVGRLLLQGVVPEEPKRDIGPGQIQSMLRSGLSPLEIAEQIGSDVERVIRYYAPVEAEINRAVQLAQDSRVGAEPDSPTMGDLVIDRLAARGVDVETVSWSASKNPDEDWVTTLSFTRGDVLQTARWTNPGGTGRVVALDPLAQELTETVEISSSTNPLFPPAPLFPRGGTDSPRNLPNDVGIPVTPRLSSSATSEDQARAEELVEKLNQARGKRVPIMDNMLDLELDDDFEDEDTDADGDENRPRASLHTVAGELADQSDNKEMSLNAACGDVSETSITEAADEPPTDTAPQPNGSRRGKRTPVPSWDEIIFGQRPE, from the coding sequence ATGATTGATCTTGAGTTCCTCGGCCCTGCCGGAGACGGTGAGTCACTGGTGTTCACTGATCGAGACGGCGAGCGATACCGAGTCTCAGCCAGTTCCGAGCTCCGGGCCGAAGTGGGACGACTGCTTCTTCAAGGGGTTGTGCCTGAGGAACCAAAACGGGACATCGGGCCGGGACAGATTCAGTCGATGCTTAGAAGTGGGCTTTCTCCCCTTGAGATCGCCGAGCAAATCGGTAGCGATGTCGAGCGTGTCATCCGCTACTATGCACCAGTCGAGGCAGAGATTAACCGGGCCGTGCAACTGGCCCAGGACTCAAGAGTTGGCGCCGAACCGGATTCCCCAACCATGGGTGATCTTGTGATCGACCGGCTCGCGGCCAGAGGAGTTGACGTCGAGACTGTCTCTTGGTCCGCTTCCAAGAATCCCGACGAGGACTGGGTAACCACCCTTTCGTTCACCCGGGGCGACGTACTCCAGACAGCACGCTGGACAAATCCCGGTGGAACCGGGCGAGTAGTAGCCCTCGACCCTTTGGCGCAGGAACTAACAGAGACCGTCGAAATCTCCTCGTCAACGAATCCCCTGTTTCCGCCTGCACCCCTGTTCCCACGCGGTGGAACAGACTCCCCAAGGAACCTTCCAAATGACGTTGGCATCCCGGTTACGCCGCGGCTGAGCAGCTCTGCTACCTCCGAGGATCAGGCACGAGCCGAGGAACTGGTTGAGAAGCTTAATCAGGCGCGCGGCAAGCGCGTTCCGATCATGGATAACATGCTCGACCTGGAACTAGACGACGACTTCGAGGACGAGGATACAGATGCAGACGGGGACGAAAATCGGCCTCGCGCTTCGTTGCACACGGTCGCGGGAGAACTGGCGGACCAAAGCGATAACAAAGAAATGAGTTTAAACGCGGCGTGCGGCGATGTCTCCGAGACGTCAATCACCGAAGCCGCTGACGAACCACCCACCGATACCGCACCACAACCAAACGGGAGCCGGCGCGGCAAGAGAACTCCGGTTCCCTCGTGGGACGAGATTATCTTCGGTCAGCGCCCTGAGTAG
- a CDS encoding DUF5998 family protein, with protein MTSFDKVRSSGFHADLLEKTVCDLSGGKLPGHSLYNLETSFDDDSVFRHLDYVGLLERRMIAVHIDELASGMRWMATVIPLSDVGPIEIAQVLLSDEEAGGPADGVGNELMVNIGFGSAMTLDLDKVHCEDPECEYDHGYSGFLKRDGLAMRFEDNPDAGVSSSSQDAMVFVRALMTWMDEQ; from the coding sequence ATGACCTCATTCGACAAGGTGCGAAGTTCAGGATTCCATGCGGACCTGCTTGAGAAGACTGTTTGTGATCTCAGCGGCGGAAAACTGCCCGGTCACTCCCTGTACAACCTTGAGACCTCATTTGACGATGACTCGGTCTTCAGGCATCTAGATTACGTCGGTCTACTTGAACGCCGGATGATCGCTGTTCACATCGATGAACTCGCGAGTGGAATGCGCTGGATGGCCACAGTGATACCTCTGTCGGATGTTGGGCCAATAGAGATCGCGCAGGTTCTGCTTTCGGACGAGGAAGCCGGCGGCCCCGCAGACGGGGTCGGCAACGAACTCATGGTCAACATCGGATTTGGCTCGGCAATGACGCTGGATCTCGATAAGGTTCACTGTGAGGATCCTGAATGTGAGTATGACCATGGCTATAGCGGCTTCCTCAAACGTGACGGGTTAGCGATGCGGTTTGAAGACAATCCCGACGCAGGTGTCTCATCATCATCCCAGGATGCGATGGTTTTCGTTCGCGCACTGATGACCTGGATGGATGAGCAGTAA
- a CDS encoding alkaline phosphatase family protein encodes MSDQGIDAVKEILHEGGSLLPSEQPLRWVGSVLPAALWAVDQANENSSSDAASAMGVESARHAVVIMVDGLGVVPLTDRLSYARTLRGFADSIVVGQSTVPSTTASALTAFTTGALPGATRMVGYAVRRSDHVMNLLNFEKDVVAQQWQSVPTLFERLADSGLRTRIITKPKFRDSGLTQASFRGAGFVGREGLTERFDAALAGIREGVELQVVYWSDIDHEGHRSGVTSQKWAEELEEFDTALGAFLARVPSETLVLLTADHGMVDVERIIDIADTPELLDGVPLVAGEGRALHLHTAPGEEAAVVARWTQFLDGVADVVPAADLPPLLGEGAGIAEIGAAMVFLRDNTVILDSRSQKKSVFEMRGVHGSLTHAEMAIPLLRLV; translated from the coding sequence GTGTCAGATCAAGGCATTGACGCGGTAAAAGAAATCTTGCACGAGGGAGGTTCTCTCCTTCCGTCCGAACAGCCGCTGAGGTGGGTTGGTTCGGTTCTTCCAGCGGCCCTGTGGGCGGTTGACCAGGCGAATGAGAACTCATCAAGTGACGCTGCCTCGGCAATGGGGGTTGAGTCCGCAAGACACGCGGTTGTGATTATGGTCGACGGCCTTGGAGTAGTGCCGCTAACGGACCGCCTTTCGTATGCTCGCACGCTCCGAGGGTTCGCTGATTCCATCGTGGTCGGGCAGTCCACGGTGCCGTCCACTACCGCGTCCGCTCTCACGGCCTTCACGACGGGCGCGTTGCCCGGAGCAACCCGTATGGTCGGTTACGCGGTGCGGCGCAGCGATCACGTGATGAATCTGCTCAACTTTGAAAAGGACGTGGTAGCACAGCAGTGGCAGAGCGTCCCAACCCTTTTTGAAAGACTTGCGGACTCAGGACTACGAACACGGATAATCACAAAGCCGAAGTTCAGGGACTCGGGGTTGACTCAGGCATCATTTAGAGGCGCTGGGTTTGTGGGTCGTGAGGGTCTGACTGAGCGGTTTGATGCCGCTCTCGCAGGTATCCGTGAAGGTGTTGAGCTGCAGGTCGTGTACTGGTCGGATATCGATCACGAGGGACATCGATCCGGAGTCACCTCACAGAAGTGGGCCGAGGAACTTGAGGAGTTTGACACGGCTCTGGGGGCATTCCTTGCCCGTGTCCCGAGTGAGACCCTTGTGCTCCTAACCGCTGATCACGGAATGGTTGACGTGGAGCGGATCATCGATATCGCGGACACCCCAGAGTTGCTGGACGGAGTTCCGCTTGTCGCCGGCGAGGGGAGGGCACTTCATCTCCATACAGCTCCAGGAGAAGAAGCCGCGGTGGTGGCGCGCTGGACGCAGTTCCTAGACGGAGTCGCAGACGTGGTTCCAGCTGCGGACCTGCCACCGCTTCTGGGCGAGGGAGCCGGAATAGCAGAAATCGGCGCGGCGATGGTTTTTCTTCGGGACAACACGGTCATTCTGGATTCGCGGAGCCAGAAAAAGTCGGTTTTCGAGATGAGGGGCGTCCACGGCTCTCTGACTCATGCCGAGATGGCAATTCCGCTACTGCGCTTGGTCTAG